TTTTTGTTCTTTTTCGGTCTTCTTAATAGATTCATTTCTCTTTACCTGGATTTTTTTATCAACCTTTCTTGTTTGATTTAACAAAACAATCTTTTTTATCCGGATTTGCATAATTCTGTCAGATGAATTTTGAATGTACTTAATCGTAACAAAACCATACAACAAATCTAAATTGACCATAAATTTTTGTGAACCATTATTTCGGGTCGTTGCAACGTGAATCCGAGTCTGTGCTGCTAGCATTACAACAATAAACAATAGAAACAATCCGGTAAGAAGCCCAAAAGTAACCATATCTTAAATATCTTTCTAAAAAAATTTATAGAACGGTATCATTATCTAAACTTTTATTTGACAGCCTTACAATTTTTTAATATATTTTTCTCGGTTTTAAGGAGTTAAAATGGCACAACATAAATCAGCAATAAAAAGAATTCGTCAAGACGAAAAAAAAAGACTTAGAAATAAGTCATATAAATCCAAATTAAAAACAGAAACAAAAAAATTCTTAGCATTAGATTCCAAGGAAAAAGCAGAACCACAATTGCGAGTTGTAGAATCATTGTTAGACAGGCTGGCAACTAAAAGGGTTATACATCCGAATAACGCTGCCAATAAAAAGTCACACTTGGCTCATTCATTAGCAAAGTTAGCATAAATAGTCGAATTCAACAATATACCGGGCGAACGTACTGTGATCGGTAACTCCCCCTAAACCCGATGCAGTTCGTGACCCCGGTTTTTTATTTCTATTAATCTCACTTTTAAAATTCCAGCTTAAGATTTCAATCTTTTAACTAACCTGGTAATTAGGCGCTTCCTTGGTGATGATGATGTCATGGGGGTGGCTTTCTCTTAAACCCGCTGCAGTCATTCTAATAAATTGAGTTTTTGTTCTCATTTCCTCAACATCTCGAGCCCCACAGTATCCCATGGAGGCTTGCAAACCACCAACCATTTGCAAGACGGCATCGGCTAATTTCCCTCGATAAGGTACGCGTCCTTCGATTCCTTCCGGAACAAACTTTTTCTGCTCATCATCCTGAAAATAGCGATCTGCACTGCCTTCTTTCATGGCAGCAATGGAACCCATAGCCCGATACGTTTTATAGCTCCTGCCTTCATACAAAATGGTCTCCCCGGGACTTTCTTCTAATCCTGCGAACAAACTACCAATCATAATAGAATGCGCTCCTGCAGCAATTGCCTTTGCAATGTCGCCCGTATTTCGTATTCCGCCATCGGCAATTATCGGAATGTTATGAATGTCTGTCACTTTAACACAATCCATTATTGCGGTGATTTGCGGCACTCCGACACCGGCAATAACACGTGTCGTACAAATAGATCCTGGTCCGATGCCGATTTTAATAGCATCTACTCCGGCATCAATGAGCGCCTCCGCAGCCTGGGATGTCGCAATATTGCCGGCTATCAATTCAATGTTGGGGAATTGCCGGCGAATCGTTTCAACAGTTTGCAAAACGTCTTTTGAATGACCATGAGCAGTATCAACGACAACCACATCCACTTCCATTTCTGTTAAAGCCGAAACCCTTTCCAAAGTATTGCTTCTAACACCAACTGCTGCGCCAACTCTTAAACGGCCATGGCTATCTTTACATGCATTTGGATACATTACCTTCTTTTGGATATCCTTTACAGTTATCAAACCTTTAAGTTGGAATTGAGAATCGACGATGAGTAACTTCTCGATACGATGATGGTGGAGCAGTTTTTCTGCGTCTTTCATCGAAGTGCCAACTGGAGCGGTCACCAAATTATCCTTTGTCATCAATTCAGAAATGGGTAAATTAAAATCGACGCCAAAACGCAAATCCCGGTTTGTTAAAATTCCGACCAGCTTTTTCCCTTCTATAACAGGCACACCTGAAATACGATAACGCTCCATGATTGCCAGCGCATCTTTGACCCTCGCTCCTGGTGGCAAAGTAACCGGGTCAATCATCATACCGCTTTCAGAACGTTTAACTTTGTCAACTTCAGTTGCTTGTTGCTGGATCCCCATATTTTTATGCACAATCCCAATCCCACCAGCGCGTGCCAGGGCTATCGCCAGTTTTGCCTCTGTAACCGTATCCATTGCCGCACTTACCAATGGAATATTCAATTGAATATTGCGTGAAATTCTGGTTTTAACATCTGTCTCTTTCGGGATCACTGCAGATTCGGCAGGAACAAGAAGAACATCATCAAATGTTAAACCTTCTTTTAGTATTTTTTCATTATTCATGGAAAACTCCAGAAGTGAGTAAAATCACTGCATTTGTATTTCTTTTTCAACTTCTTGAACCAAGCTAAAACTTGAAATAAGATTGTTTGCTATTTCAATATCTTTTGACAAAATTCTATCTTGATCCAAAAAAGACACTTTATTACGCAGATGGTTGTGAGCTTTTGTAATACCATTGCCTGGAAGAAGCGGAGCTCGCAAATCGATGCTTTGTGCAGCACACAATAATTCGATTGCCAACACATTTTCAGTATTTTCAAGAACTTGCAACATTTTATTAGCGGCATTCGCTCCCATACTGACATGATCTTCCTTGTTCGCAGATGTTGGAATGGTATCGATACTGGCTGGGTGACACAATGTTTTGTTTTCAGAAACCAAAGATGCAGCCGTGACTTGCGCTAACATGAAACCACAATTCAAACCGGGTTTTGGAGTTAGAAAATCTGTTAATTCACTAAAATTAGAGTCCATCATTAGTGCTATTCTGCGTTCGGAGATACTGGCATATTCGGCGATTGCAATAGCCAGGAAATCCAATACCATTGAGATTGGTGCTCCATGAAAATTACCACCCGACACAATTTCACCTTCCACCGGAAACACAATTGGATTATCTGTTACTGCATTAATTTCCCGTTCAACGATCTCTGAAACATACCTGATTGCATCCCGGCAACTGCCATGTACCTGAGGTATGCATCGAATCGAATAAGCGTCTTGTATTTTTGAGCACTCCACATGGGATAACCTGATTTCGCTGCCAGCAATCAAAGCGGTAAGATTTTGAGCGCTCTCCATCTGCCCCACCTGGTTGCGAATTGCCTGAATGCGAGAATCGAAAGCAACAGGCGTGGCTTTCATTCCATCCACTGTCATAGCCGCAATGATGTCAGCAGTTTTGACGAACCACTTTGCTCGAAAAACCACTAATGCTGCTATTGCAGTCATGTACTGTGTGCCGTTAATCAGGGATAGTCCTTCTTTAGCTTGCAATTCTATGGGCTGTAAATCAAATTTTTTTAACACCTCTGCACCATTAACACTTTCCCCATTTATCTTGACCTCGCCTTCGCCAATCAAAACCAAGGACATATGAGCCAATGGCGCTAAATCTCCGGAGGCACCCGCACTACCTTTGCTTGGAATAACAGGTAAAATACCTCGATTCAAAAATTCCTGTAATTGTATGATTACTTCCCTTCGGACGCCTGAAAATCCGCGAAGAAGATTGTTTAGCTTCAAGGCCATCATTGCCCGACAAACCGAAGGAGGCGCCGGCCGGCCAACTCCTGCACAATGGCTTCTTAACAAATTAATTTGTAATTGAGTGATATCTTTAGGCGAGATTTGGATATCGCTTAGTTTGCCAAAACCAGTTGTTATTCCATAGATAATTTGGTTTTTCTGAATTGCCCTATCTACAATTTCTCTCGATCTGTCAACAATTTTAAAAGACTTTTCATCGATGACAACTTTGGCGTTTTCCATGGAAATTTGCCACAGTTGGCCAAGGGTTAACTCTTCACCATTAAATTTTATTTCATTCATTTATTTACTTTTCTAATATCGTTTCATGATCAAACCAATCATGAATTCGTTCCAAAAGGACTTGACGTTCTGAGATAATTTCCGGAGTGACCGGTAATGAATTCAGAAAAATCGACCCATATCGTGATGAAACCATCCTGGTATCCAATAACAAGACGATGCCCCTGTCACTTTTCGATCTGATCAATCTCCCTATTCCCTGGCGGAATTTAAGCACCGCATTGGGAACCGAATAATCATAAAAACTATTACCACCCGCTTGCTCGATAATATCGGATCTCGCCTGGGCAACCGGATCCGAAGGCACTTCAAATGGGATTTTGGTGATAATGAGCATTTCCAAGGCTTCTCCCGGTACATCAATTCCTTCCCAGAAACTCTGGGTGCCAAACAAAATATGCGCTTTCCGCTCCCTGAACATGCGCAACAGGTTGTTCCTGGAACCGCTTTTACCTTGGGCCAAAGGTATTATATTTTGAGATCTCAAATTGGGATTTAGATTGCCGAAAACCTCGTCCAACATTTTGTATGATGTAAACAACACCAATGTGCCTCTCCGCGAATCCATAACAACGTCTTGAATGATATCCGAGCACTCTTGGACAAATTGTGGATGGCGCGGATTTGGTATGAAACTGGGTACTAGGACACGTATTTGCGAATCATAATCAAAGGAAGAACCCAATATTTTCGTTTGACGCTGCTGATCCGGAAGCAGATCGATACCTAATCGTTGTTCGAAAAATGCGAAGGAGTCGTCAATACTTAATGTCGCCGATGTAAAAATGGCGGTGCTTAGGCGGCTATACAAGCGCTCTTTTAACAAGGGTGCAACTTCCAAAGGCGCCGAACGAAAATGAATGTTTAAGTTCTCTTTTTTAGAAAAATATTCAATCCAAAGAATTTCATCTTCGCGATTCTCCACAAGGAAGCGATTGAGCGCATTTCGCCAGCCTAGAATATTATCATACGCTCCCAGAAAAAATATGCACAGATCTTCAAAAAATAATTTATGGTCTTCGTTAAATTGCGAGATTGCAATTTCATGTAGATTCCGATTCAGCAATTCCAGTTCGGATTCTAGCTGGCTGATAGTTTTCAGGAGATCCTGGCTTTCCTTTTGAACTTTCGGATAAGCTTCCGCAAAATTCTTGTAGCGAACCTTTATTGCATAATTACTGGGTTGAATTTGATTCGCAATGATCTCTTCCCTTAAACTTTGAAAGAAATTAGCATCATTAATTCTGAGTGTATCGGCCGTATTTCTCACACGATTTACACTGGTGAGACAATCGCTTAAAACCGAACCATCCAGCCACGATTGCTGTTTGAGTAAATTGGAAAGCCTATTTACCTCATTCCTGGTCTCCCCTGTTTCATTCACCAAAGGGGCAACAAATTGAGATATCATTCGATCGGACCAATCCAGGCCAAAATATTGGGTTGCCGTATCTTCAAGATTTTGGGCTTCATCGATTACAAGGTTTTGGTATTCCGACAAAATCGCCATATCGGAAATCAAGTCACTCAATAGAAGGGCATGGTTCACTACTACGATGTCCGCCTCCCGTGATGCCCGGCGAACCTTATTGATGAAGCAGCGGTCTTTTGCAGGGCACGCCATACCTTTGCAGTAATGACCATCGGATCGAATTTCCAACCAAATTCGTATAGAGTGATTCGGATTGAATGAACTGCATTCTTCAATGTCGCCAGTGGATGTTTCATTCACCCAAACGATCAAAGGAAGAATTTCTTCAATGGTCTTTAAATCTTTAGCAAAATCTAAATTGGCCAGGAATTTCTCCCAGCGATGCAAGCAGATATAATTGTGCCGTCCCTTTAAGACGACCGCTTGAAAATCTACCGGCAAATATTTATGCAAAAACGGAAGATCTTTGTAGAATATCTGATCCTGCAAATTTTTGGTGTTGGTGGAGATAACCGTTCGTCCATTGGGCGGCGGATGCAACTGCGACCAGAAAATAGCGGGGACCAGGTATGCCCATGATTTACCTGTCCCGGTTCCCGCTTCAATCATTAAAAATTGCTCATTATTGTATGCTAAGCATATTTCCCGGGCCATTTCAATCTGTTCTTCACGAAATTCATAGGACTTCAAAGACTTTGCCAGAATGCCGTTTTCATCGAAAATAGATGCAACTTCGTTTGCATCCATTGGCAAAGGCAGCCTGCCATTTCCGTTTGATTTTCGATAATAAATATTCGCACTTTCAGGGTAATCAAATTTGACTTTTGGCAATGACAAATCGGCAAAAGCATCCTTCCGGGTTCGATACTCCTTCAAACCATGCAACAGCTCTGAGATAAAACTCGAATATCCCGAAGTAGCCGTTGTCAATTGAGCTAAAGTGATATTTGGAAGTTCAAATAAATAGATCAAAAGTTTATCGAGAACCTGGATTTCAGCCATTACGTCCTCAAGAGCACGATGTTGGGTGTCGGTCTTTATGCCAAATGTCTCGATTAAGAACTCCAAATTATGTGCTCTCAATCTCGGCAATAAAATACGCGCGAGTAGTAAACTATCGATATGAGCCGGATTTTTAAAATTTATATGGTGTGCAAGAGACGGATCATCCATGCGTATTATCATTTCTTCCAGGAAACCCAAATCGAAAGCCAGGTTGTGTGCGGCAATAGTTGAGTCGCCGATAAATTCAACCAATTCGAAAATGACGGTTTCCATAGTAGGTTGACCCACAAGATCAGCATCGGTGATCCCGGTGAGATTTGTAATCGCTTCAGGCAATTCGCCATCAAATGATACCAAAGAATGGTATTTATCCGTAACTTTACCCTCTTTGATCCTTACAGCAGCCGCTTCTATAATCACTGAATTTTGCGGATCCAGGCCCGTGGTCTCAAAATCCAGGCAAACGAAATCGGAAAGTTTAAATAATTGAAGAATTTGAGAGGGCGTGCGAAGTTTCATTACTTTTAATATTATTCAATGGAAATTTTGTCTAGTAAGTTAGGCTATTGCACTATCAAATTCAATACAATTTCCAAAGGTGGAAGGTGGGGATTGGATTAAGTTGGGTTGATTTTAACCAATAGATGTCTTCAAAGAGACCTATTGAAGAAGTTTATAAATTACCGTATTAGATACAAATACAGCCAATTCCATTTGTAAACGACTAATTCCTGACCGGAGATACTTAGGAGAATGAAAGCGTGTGCTCGGTTGCTTATTGCCCACGTTGCTATGGTAATAAAGATTCCGACAAGCACAAGAGCTAATCCGATCAATGGATATTCTATAGTTATTCTAAAAAATACTAATAAACCGCCATTGATAATTACATACATTTTTATACGCTCGAATCCCCTCTTGTCCTGGTCAATATAGAGTGAAACATTTCCTTTCCATTCTTCGAGAAGAAGATTAATTCTTTTATCCTCAGCCAGTTAGGCGACTATCAACAATATTGTAGTATTTACTTTTAAATATTTATAACGAGAGTCTGAGCTGCTAAGGATTCAAGAGCAATTAACATTCTGTTTTAATAAACTTTGAGAGAGCATTAAACTAAATCATAGAGCACGCGCCCTGGTCAGTTCAGGACAATGTAAGACAATGGTATTATCAGAAGCCAATTTAAGCTTGAATTGTGACTTTTCGCGACTCGTATAAACTTCTGCTTTATTACCACATATTAACCTGGGGTATAGAACACCCCACTAATTTTAAATAGACCATTAAATATAATAAATGACAGCCTTTCAATCTAACACCAATTTTTTACATTCAGTCTTTCAACGCGCTTATATTCTCTTTGTATTTGCTGTTAGTACAACCAAATTTAGTCTTCTTGCCTGAGCGGCTATTAATAAATCATTTGCACCAATAACTTTACCCTTTGTTTCTAAATCCGTTCGGATATCTCCATACTCAAACGCATCCATACTAGTAAAGTCTATTATTGCAAAAGGAGATAATATTTTTATTACAGCATTTAAATTCTTTTCAATATTCTTGCTTTTCCTGGCTCCATATATCAATTCCGCTACAGTAATTGATGACACACAAAATTCCTCAATACTTCTCGTTGTAAACTTTTTCTGTAACTTTCAAAGATTTTGAA
The candidate division KSB1 bacterium genome window above contains:
- the rpsT gene encoding 30S ribosomal protein S20 — protein: MAQHKSAIKRIRQDEKKRLRNKSYKSKLKTETKKFLALDSKEKAEPQLRVVESLLDRLATKRVIHPNNAANKKSHLAHSLAKLA
- the guaB gene encoding IMP dehydrogenase — protein: MNNEKILKEGLTFDDVLLVPAESAVIPKETDVKTRISRNIQLNIPLVSAAMDTVTEAKLAIALARAGGIGIVHKNMGIQQQATEVDKVKRSESGMMIDPVTLPPGARVKDALAIMERYRISGVPVIEGKKLVGILTNRDLRFGVDFNLPISELMTKDNLVTAPVGTSMKDAEKLLHHHRIEKLLIVDSQFQLKGLITVKDIQKKVMYPNACKDSHGRLRVGAAVGVRSNTLERVSALTEMEVDVVVVDTAHGHSKDVLQTVETIRRQFPNIELIAGNIATSQAAEALIDAGVDAIKIGIGPGSICTTRVIAGVGVPQITAIMDCVKVTDIHNIPIIADGGIRNTGDIAKAIAAGAHSIMIGSLFAGLEESPGETILYEGRSYKTYRAMGSIAAMKEGSADRYFQDDEQKKFVPEGIEGRVPYRGKLADAVLQMVGGLQASMGYCGARDVEEMRTKTQFIRMTAAGLRESHPHDIIITKEAPNYQVS
- the hutH gene encoding histidine ammonia-lyase, whose protein sequence is MNEIKFNGEELTLGQLWQISMENAKVVIDEKSFKIVDRSREIVDRAIQKNQIIYGITTGFGKLSDIQISPKDITQLQINLLRSHCAGVGRPAPPSVCRAMMALKLNNLLRGFSGVRREVIIQLQEFLNRGILPVIPSKGSAGASGDLAPLAHMSLVLIGEGEVKINGESVNGAEVLKKFDLQPIELQAKEGLSLINGTQYMTAIAALVVFRAKWFVKTADIIAAMTVDGMKATPVAFDSRIQAIRNQVGQMESAQNLTALIAGSEIRLSHVECSKIQDAYSIRCIPQVHGSCRDAIRYVSEIVEREINAVTDNPIVFPVEGEIVSGGNFHGAPISMVLDFLAIAIAEYASISERRIALMMDSNFSELTDFLTPKPGLNCGFMLAQVTAASLVSENKTLCHPASIDTIPTSANKEDHVSMGANAANKMLQVLENTENVLAIELLCAAQSIDLRAPLLPGNGITKAHNHLRNKVSFLDQDRILSKDIEIANNLISSFSLVQEVEKEIQMQ